The following are encoded in a window of Alosa sapidissima isolate fAloSap1 chromosome 12, fAloSap1.pri, whole genome shotgun sequence genomic DNA:
- the borcs8 gene encoding BLOC-1-related complex subunit 8 isoform X1: MDDQEMQLKVKRVTDKFTESMYVLANEPSVALYRLQEHVRRSLPELVQHKSDMQSWEEQSQGAIYTVEYACSAVKSMTNSSLYFKSIEGLLRQTISMKEQINNTQGRRKRAVESAVSKEVGEKHGPGM, translated from the exons ATGGATGACCAGGAAATGCAGCTAAAAGTTAAAAGAG TGACGGATAAATTCACAGAGAGCATGTACGTTTTGGCCAATGAACCGTCTGTGGCGCTGTACAGATTGCAGGAGCATGTCAGGAGGTCACTGCCAGAGCTAGTGCAACACAAA TCGGATATGCAAAGCTGGGAAGAGCAAAGTCAAGGGGCCATCTATACAGTGGAGTATGCATGCAG tGCTGTAAAAAGCATGACCAACAGCAGTCTCTACTTCAAAAGCATAGAGGGATTGCTCCGTCAGACCATCTCTATGAAAGAGCAGATAAACAATACCCAAGGCCGCAG GAAGAGAGCGGTGGAGTCTGCAGTGTCAAAAGAAGTGGGGGAGAAACACGGCCCGGGAATGTAA
- the tmem221 gene encoding transmembrane protein 221 yields MTYTYSQRSLMVLALLGVLSAIMSLLSVFLIFQLQSQQTGVKESTSPIVPVEVAVVLLPVSTVLTALSLTLNLSSVVVCILHSYFTAEICRGEEDTERADWFLFDSRAVRHVAIGLFCLGVSVYLAAMSIYMLLVFENETGIASVCVLSSGVLVLLIIVAHSLARAARTARQYHSEHPHAMYQNEPESSPGVYPPELGHVDKVRTQRSQSILQRQLSYPPCPNVKQKQQYASSSGMPSHTSEKESYSGSGGAAPRMHRTLSAESGLLQSPSKPWNGINSEMRTVLARKSGAISKDSTLV; encoded by the exons ATGACGTACACGTATAGCCAACGATCTTTAATGGTGCTTGCTCTATTAGGGGTCCTGTCTGCCATTATGTCTTTACTATCAGTCTTCTTGATTTTCCAACTTCAGTCACAACAAACGGGTGTCAAGGAATCTACGTCGCCTATCGTTCCCGTTGAAGTTGCAGTTGTTCTTCTGCCGGTTTCAACAGTTCTTACTGCCTTGTCTTTGACACTAAACCTGAGTTCTGTGGTGGTATGCATCCTGCATAGCTATTTCACCGCTGAGATTTGCAGAGGGGAAGAAGACACGGAGAG AGCTGACTGGTTTCTGTTTGACAGTCGAGCTGTGCGGCATGTGGCCATTGGTTTATTTTGTCTTGGTGTGTCCGTCTATCTAGCAG CCATGTCCATTTATATGCTGTTGGTGTTTGAGAACGAGACAGGCATCGCCAGCGTGTGTGTCCTGTCCTCGGGAGTACTCGTACTGCTAATCATAGTGGCTCACTCCCTGGCACGGGCGGCCCGTACCGCCCGACAGTACCACAGCGAGCACCCCCACGCCATGTACCAGAACGAGCCCGAGAGCAGCCCCGGTGTCTACCCACCTGAGCTGGGCCACGTGGACAAAGTCAGGACCCAGCGCAGCCAGTCCATCCTGCAGCGCCAGCTGTCCTACCCTCCCTGCCCTAACGTTAAACAGAAGCAGCAGTACGCTTCGTCCAGCGGGATGCCGAGCCACACCAGCGAGAAAGAGAGCTACAGCGGCAGTGGGGGAGCAGCGCCGCGCATGCACCGGACCCTGTCTGCAGAGTCCGGACTGCTCCAGTCCCCGTCCAAGCCCTGGAACGGGATCAACAGTGAGATGAGGACTGTGTTGGCACGGAAGTCAGGTGCCATAAGCAAGGACTCCACTCTGGTATGA
- the borcs8 gene encoding BLOC-1-related complex subunit 8 isoform X2: MDDQEMQLKVKRVTDKFTESMYVLANEPSVALYRLQEHVRRSLPELVQHKSDMQSWEEQSQGAIYTVEYACSAVKSMTNSSLYFKSIEGLLRQTISMKEQINNTQGRSDVSPTPHPLDPSPSSAS, encoded by the exons ATGGATGACCAGGAAATGCAGCTAAAAGTTAAAAGAG TGACGGATAAATTCACAGAGAGCATGTACGTTTTGGCCAATGAACCGTCTGTGGCGCTGTACAGATTGCAGGAGCATGTCAGGAGGTCACTGCCAGAGCTAGTGCAACACAAA TCGGATATGCAAAGCTGGGAAGAGCAAAGTCAAGGGGCCATCTATACAGTGGAGTATGCATGCAG tGCTGTAAAAAGCATGACCAACAGCAGTCTCTACTTCAAAAGCATAGAGGGATTGCTCCGTCAGACCATCTCTATGAAAGAGCAGATAAACAATACCCAAGGCCGCAG TGATGTAAGCCCCACTCCTCATCCCCTTGACCCTTCCCCATCCTCTGCCTCCTGA